In the Sebastes fasciatus isolate fSebFas1 chromosome 12, fSebFas1.pri, whole genome shotgun sequence genome, CCATTGGACAGAAATGCTTACATGCCCAGGTGATGACACCAATAAGAGCGAGAGAAATGTGCCACCGAGCCTCTGACATGTGCACCatttaaactgaaaaaaaaatagatagaagaagaagtagagaaGTTACGTCCACAAGATAGGCACAAAGTGACATATCTGAAGTAAAAATGTCACTAATAGCGTGCATATTTTAGCCAACTTAACAAGAGTAGTGATTCAGACTAATAATCCTCATGAACTACAAACTGGACATTTGATTAGAGAGCTGACGAAGCCCAAAAAAACTTCAGAATATGTAACCAGTCTTGCAAGTGGAACAAACTAgagacattttatatttttaatgaattaGGCCATCTTCCTGTTTCAAAACTAAATCGTGCGCCACTCGCCAGTTGGCGTTTTTGGGCAGAGAGGAGGCAGGACAGTTGGCAGTCAGTATGGGCTGGTATGAATTCTCACTTCCATGAGGCTTTTTGTGATCCCAGACAGCAGACAGTGTCATCATCATGTCTCTCGCccatctgtctccatctccactAGTCATCACCCACTGAGTCTGATGAGCTGAGGTTTTCTGACAGCATTTATGGCACAAGCCAGAGTGACACCAAGTCACGCTGCCAATAGTAAGAGAGCATCTTACTCTAGAGCATGCGAGGCAAAGCAATGGATAATttgcaaacaaaaaacatactaACCATGCACCTTGGACTTATGACACTAAACTGGCCCAACTGATAGACAACACACAGCAAATGGACCCAAGGCCATCCATCTACCTACTAAACACCAGCTGTGGGGCTGTGGAGCCAACCCCTGACACATCTAAAAAGCAAAGGTCAATGCAACCAACTAATGCACACTGACCTACATGACATCAGCGCTATGACAACACACAGCTATCTTTTTCTGTCACTGCTGTGCCTCTCTGCACAGCCAGTGATCTGGCAAGCAAGActgcctctgcctctgcctctgaCTGTACCAGAGGGAGGACAAGAACAGATACAGCCTCTGAATCATATCACACAAAAGGAGGAGAGACACGCTGCCGGTGCCCACGAGAAATGTGGGCTCCTTAAATAGTATCTGAACAAAACAACGACGTAGGTGTCTCAAGATCCACCCACCCAGACTCCATGCCACTTGTCTGGCTCTGCAAGAACAGCTTGATTGCAAAATAAAGGTACAGTAGTATCAGGATAGACAAAGAAAGCATACGGACACTTGGGCAGGTAGTAAACAAACAAGTATATGACAAAATCTGGGGGATCATAAAGCCAGAGAGATagtattagggatgcaccgaacCGGCTTTTTttagtcctgataccgataacaatatctgggctttgggtatcagccgataccgagcaCCGATCCGAAACCAGTATTTAATCAATATGctgtatgcttcactgtgtggaagacactgggatcattctgttatgtgaaaggcaacatcaggtttgacttaaacattgctttcctaactttgtaaaacaaaatgtaacaaataaatacatgatataaatgtattcaattcattatataaaaataataaatcgtacaccagcaacttaaaaaaaaaaagttacaattcaagtgtaaaccgctttaatgcagcaacacattggtcaaaacttgaacaggaattacaattacagtatataaagtatataaacatagaattgaatagatcggccccattgtcaccgatatctgatccagctatttgagtcagtatctacccgatatccgatccagtatcggtgcatccataGATAGTATATATAAGATTAATATATAACAATCATAATGCTGTgttaatattcatattcatattattgtgtacttgtattttgatcccacatatgataataatagAGCAATATAACATGCAATGGACTTCATCTTCAGTCCCACCTAAATCACATAAGTGTGAATATTTGCTACCACCACCAAGATCTGCACCCATCTATGATCCAAAATCAATGAATCCACAAATAGATCAAACACAgtcaggataaaaaaaaaggtaaagcaACTCGAAGGTCAAACAGGCTTCAATGAATCCTGCTGCTTGAATGAAATGTCAATCATTCATGTCACctcttttacacacacatgtacctTCTACAAAGCCTATACCTCTTACTGCCATTTGTTGACTACATTATTGCAATAACAACGTCCTTGACTAGGTCACATTATAAATCACGAGACGAAAATAATTACAAATGCATTGCACACAGACTGTCACACATTTGATTGGTGCCATTTTGCGACCACAAGGTGCTGGACACAACCATTCAGTCCTTGCAGCAGCAGTGGAGTAAAACGCTGACGTTATGCCTCACAACTTGTGCAAAAAAACACTCCACAGACAGCCAATAATTTgagtaagataagataaaatgaacctttattaatccccggagggaaattcaggtgtcaaagcagcaacatcagcaaacagagtgaaacacaggagaggtaaagatatacacaaattataaaaacaataatagagatataaaagatacagagtgaatgcaACATAGTGTATGGCATACACTATGTTGCATTCACTGtatgcagtccgtcaataaatacatgtagcatgtgcaataaataaatgtaatatgtgcatatgtgcagtctataaagtagTATATAGACTGCTACTATTTAGAGTAGCCAGGTGCTAATGTGTTTTACCCGCAACAATTAACTATTTGACCCCCCTGGAGACGtttaaacatcacacacactaacactaaACCACATTACGCAGCGTGCGTAAAGGCAAcgtgtgactgtgactgtgactgaGCTGGTTATTTAAATGTAACACACAAACGTAGACGTTATTCTACAGAGTTCACGTAGGGTAACATAACACAAAGCTAGCTCAGTACGACAACCAAAAGCTTGACTGAATAACTCGGCCATAGCTTCAGGCAACAACACCGGCTtacacacaaagagacaacacaaaacacaacaaggaGTTCAATGCAAACTACACGGAGCAGATGCTAGCTCGGTAGCTAGGTTACGGCTACTTTAGCATGGTTTCTGATGTGTGACACAGACAATACGATATCCTAGCTAGCAAAGCGACGTTAGGAGGCCGTTTAAACAACAAAGTAGGTGATATTACAGCTGGGTTAGCTGTGTAGTAGtctcaccaccatcaccatcaccatcatcatcgcTTACCTTCGAGCCGAAACCGCCGGGTTAAAGTCTGCGTTGTCTTGCTTACAACATGGATGTTTCTTGGGTTTAAACGCCTGTTTCGGTGAGGATGTGCGGAGCTTTCTCGCTTCAGCAGGAGAGGAGACACCACAGACAGAGAGGGTGTTTGGTTTCGGGggttgttttagttttagttttagccTCTGTTACCGAAATGAGCAATTAAGGAAAAGCCTCTCCGCTCTTCGCTGATCGCATCTTTCCACAGCGACAAGCACCACCTGACAACGGAAATGACGCACACGCTttggtttgattgacagctacgCTCGACCAATGAGACAACAGCTCtcattctgttttttgtttttttcctagtAAATGGGTTGTTGCGCACTGATGATGAAATTCttttgtataataataataaaagttgcTAAATGACAGACATTACATCATTGTTGTCTGTATGGGGAAAagattaatacattaaaattaaGATTGTTGTGCTATACATAAAATGAAGGATacctgtatgtgcatgtgtacagtatatgtgtttaagagtaTATGTcatctagcctcattcaatgccaaacacacacccattatccacatcacatcacacacacacactattcaacctgcttttatccccttgtgttgtttttgttttgtttttgtactttgttatttgtctttctctgtataatatattttggtcttttttatatatggacctgcacatgtcttcacttgttttgtaatcactttaaaacacacactgatgatgaAATTCTttgcataataaataaaagttgctAAATAACAGACATTAAATCATTGTTGTCTGTACGGGAaaagtttattaataataataataataataataatactaatactaataaattgtatttatatagcacttttctaaaaactcaaagacactttacatagataaaaagatgataaaacaaggacatcataaaaaaaatataaaagacacaatattaattacacattaaaagcagttctaaAAAGGACActtaatacatttacattttacatttctaGTAAATGTGTTGCGCACTGATGATGAAATTCTTtgcatgataataaataaaagttgctAAATGACAGACATTACATCATTTGTTGTTTGtatgggaaaaagtttaataCTTTAAGATTAAGATTGTTGTGCTACAAATAAAAGGAAggatatctgtatgtgtgtgtgtgtgtagatatgtgtgcatgtgtacactatatgtgtttaagaggagatatatgtcatatatgaccatctagcctcattcaatgccaaacacacacccattatccacatcacatcacaccacatcatgtctgtttttttttcctagtAAATGGTGTTGTTGCACACTGATGATGAAATTATTTTGCATAATAATAAAAGTTGCTAAATGACAGACATTACATCATTGTTGTCTGTATGGCACAACAATCATGAAACAAGATAACTTGCAAATATCAGTGTGGACATACAATGCCAtagttatttataataaattcCAAGCCCACATGAAAATTATCATGGGATAAACACATACAGAGAGTGGTAACTAAAATGGGAAACAGTTTATCTGTAATTAAGAGATGGGCAAAATATCTGACAcaacaaacaattaaacaaGTAATTCAAGCTTTGGTTTTATCTCATCTGGATTATTGCTCTGCAGTTTGGTCCAATACTTCATCAAGTAATATAAGAAAACTGCAACTGGTCCAGAATAAAGCGGCAAGTGTAGCTCTTTCTTGTGGGTGGAGAACAAATGTTCTTAAAATGCATAAATGTCTCTCTTGGTTTGAAGTGAGAAATAGATTGCTGTATCCATTGAAGGTTTTCATTAAGAATGTTATAACAACAAAGactccatttattttttataaaaaactaTCCTTTAGTACAGATACACACAATTATTCCACAAGGCATGCTGCTGCAGGTTGTTTTACTTTACCAAGATCCAAAACCAAATCAGGTCAAAGTACAGCAATATACAAAGCAATGCAAGAATGGAATTCACTCCCAAATCATATTACACAACAAAATACCAtatatggttttaaaaaaaactgcaaattAAGAACTTAGATAAGCTCTACAAATAAATCTGCCACGAAAAGCTCTTAAAACACATGCTGAAGTCATCAGAACTGAtgctacatttaataaaaaaaaaagtgtatcccttaaaatataataatagagCAATATAACATGCAATGGACTTCATCTTCAATCCCACCTAAATCACATAAAACAGGTTTTTTTCTCAAATAAAACAGCCTTTTCTCTTCAGGGAAACCATTGAACCTACCTGTTTCTataacaaaatgtaatttaccTGATTGTAACTGCACATGGAgttttttgactgtttttttcatagaattgattttttaatgagaCACATATTGCACTTCATTCACGTTAACCATATGAGTTTAATTAGTATGTCATCTGATAAAAAACATTAGATTTTCAATATTTGAGACTACtcaagtatacttcttttaaacttgaaATAAGAGaatatactttcagtttacttttttatgtacttatcagatctatacttaacaaaagtatacatacttggctcatactgacaagtatacagaaaagtttaagtatacttgtcttataggcctacttgtacttagtATTTTGATATACTTAAAACAAGTATAactaagtattcttgccttatagcgTACAGAAAGGTacacttggcttgtagttgtgcttactttttgatagagtagacTATTAAAGTGTTAACCACCAATTCAGCGCACTAAAAAGTCTATTTCATACTCATTTACTCAGCAAGCATTTTTTTGTATGACAGTGACATTTAGTGAAGCCCACTTCTGTTCCCAATTTAGACTCCCCGATTCATCTTAATTCCACCCACATACCAGTTTCAAACCAGTGGGCAGgtgtgacagacagagagggcaACCGAAATGGCAGAGGCTTATTTGAGTTGCTCTCGTCTTCCTGCATTGACTCAGCAGAGCATATGCCCCCGGCCACATGAAACACTTGTCAGCCTGTGGCTTTACAGTCTCCTGCCCACAATTTTTAAAGAGGAAACTGAATCATAGCTGAAAATGCAAGGTCTGTGAGAGAGAAGCATGTTTTAGTGGCTCTTTTGGCATGTTTAGGGAAGCTAAGGTTTAGTGGACTTTAAAGACTTTTTCTTTGCAATTCATATTTTTCAAGTCttgtactttttaaattttgtaagttaaacatctctttaaataagtgacttttatttattatcttagaaatcacatttatattgtttttgaatataCCACTAAAATAAAATCCTGGTAATTAAATAAGGAATCTTGTAAATCTTGGTggtaaaatgttgttttctagTGAGCTTGGTGCACCCTTGCAGGACGACTGGCATGAgctctggtttctgtttgttttgcagGTAGCTTGTATCCTCAGGGCACGTTACGTTTGTTGTCTCTCCTTTGCCAAGATTATTCAGAAGACCTCACCAGAATCCTCCTCCCCCGGATCAATTCAGAGTAATGTCTCAGCATGTTTTGCCTGCATGGTATGCATCATGTTCGTGTGTGTTGACTGGGGTAGTGCAGACTATCAGTCTCACTTTGACCCGTCTGCATGTCAGACTGCACACAAACATCTTGTGTACAGATAGCTGTTGCCACAGCAATTCTTATTGTAGGTCTGTGCTGGAGGACAGGGGATTCCATTCAAGCATATTgcttttaatgttgtgttttgatggttaaatatgtaaatatagaTAAACATAATCAATCACACATGTTGTTTTACGTTTCAATGAATCCCACATCCCTATGGCAATTAgcgataaaaaaaacaaaacttgatCGCCTATCATCTTTTTGGTGCATTTGTTTAAAAGGCAGCATGACTGGATACTAAATGGCACTATGGCAATGAGTGGTAGTCACTTTGGACAgaccatatacagtacatggtgTTTAGAAAAGGTCAGACATCTCCCCCTACTGTTAAATCTTTTCAACTACAACAAGCTGTTACAAGCTTCATGCCATTATTAACACTCAATTGCATCAGTACCAAAGCCGATGATGCAGTTCATACAATAACATGTGCAAAAACTATTTTTTCatctatttattaaaaatactaCATTGCACATTCAACAATTTAACAACTGTAGCAATATGCACTTCCCTATACACATAGATTTATACattcaaataaatacagtatgcaataaacatatttacatattagacaattacttatatatatatcataataacGCACTCATCAATGAGCACATTTCTGGGCTACAATTCCACACTAGATGGTAGTGAAAAATGCCTCACAAGTTGCTCCTCATACTGTTTTAAGGTAGTACAGTGTGATGCAAGATAAACTTGCCAAAATAAAGATTTGAGGAAATTTGAATCACAGTAGAAAGAGCACTTGGGTTTCCTCCGATTCCCTCGCAATATCATCACTTGTTCATTAGAATAAAGCAGAAGTTAACAAAATCCCTTTTCCCACTGTGTAACATGGAATTATGGACTATAAAGCATCAGATCAACTAAAACTGAGATGCATTATTAAAAGTTAAATGACATTGTGAATGTATTTTGCGTACAGCCCGACtgtgattttaaaaatgcatcatcCTACAAACAGATGTTTTGCTATTACCACGTGTTACACATGTTCAACAAGCTGATCGAGGCCCGCTGTATATTCTGATGCACTGAAACTATTTTATGCTTGCAGCAAACATACTATTACAGTGTATTACAGCTTACAGCTCAGCTCGCCACATTCtttgttgttcttgttgttaACTATGCAAATTTCAAATTCCATGCAATCAATGGAAACACCTGCTCACATCTGCATTTTAATAGCACCCAGAGAAGACTGGCTGCATGTGAGGTTGCTGCAGTGTATACGCAGGTACAGGCAGCAGACTGGTCTACAGTGGACTGTTAGCGATGCATCGTGCCCCACCCGCTGGACATTTCTGTCAGGGTGACCATGTCACAGGCCGTCCATCATGGCCAGAAGGTCGTCCCCTTTGCTGCTGACGCCGGGAGATTGATCTTCAGTCTCTGTGAAATCCCCCATGATCTTGGCCAGCTCTGCGTTGGCCTGCTGGTCCTGAAAGacaaaggccctgttcagacctggcattaacatgcatcttgggtgatccgatcacaagcgGACATCCGTCAATCGCAGTGCTAGCCTGGTCGTCACAAGGACTTCTTATACCTCATTACAGTAAATCCTGTTAGTCTGGCAAAGCCTCACATCTCTGATCATTAACCTTAAGCCTATCATTGAGATAAGTAACATTTGACCCAGAGTTCAATCACGGGGGTTGCTTATCAAGGTTAAAAGATACCCTACCAGCTGTGAGGCTGACAGATTTGGCGAGTACAGACTACAAGATTTTCACCCACGATTTGTCCATCCTAGATAAACCTCTTAGATCTGAGATGAAAAACCCTTGAGTCAAGCGGTTTTGAGATGGGTCCTGCCCACGTCGCAAGCTGTCCCCCAGACACTACATCAGTTTCTagaggtacagtgtgtaggattcggcaaccaactgagtacccttccattcactcctccctttccaagactgtggtaacgtgagcccgctgagtgcaaaaccgcagtttcacaagcgtgccgtagactacggtggccttcaggtaacataaaaacacaaaaggctctctctagaaccagtgtttggtttgtccgttctgggctactgtagaaacatggtggagcaacatggcggactccctgaagaggaccgctccttatgtagatataaacagctcattttaAGCTGACGGAACCACGATTCTTAattagttatgaatattatatgctatttctgctaatagatccaccaaaatgttacacactgttctctTAAACATGTTAGATTTCATCAtagccaaaaacaagatgcactTGTAGATGGGGCACCTTGCAGATGAGTCCGAGATGGGCAGAGAGCAGTATCCAACCAGAGGGAAGCAGACAGTTCAAAACAAACACCATAGCTACAAAGAAGGCGAATATGGGGACTAGCGTTCGGTGGATTGAGTGGACTCAAGAGATGGAGGGGACGCTCATTGTTTCTCAATGAACTCTGGCCCAACCAAGCTCCATCACTAGCCAGACGTAAACAAACCAGATGTTATTTCTGGTGAGtgacttctgtgtgtgttttcgaCGACTACTACGATCATACAATGTCACAGATCTCTCCAACTAGAGTAATCTTGTAAATCAAATCCACCTTGTCTGAGATCACATGTGTAGTTTGTGCACCCtgacatctacagtatatgacaACAGTCAGGGACAAAAAAATGTCTTGTGGTCTGAGCAGCACAGCAACTCTGAGATTTTCAGACTCTTGTAGTCTGCACTCGCCCTTAGATGACAGATGACTGACAGTATGGTCAGAGTTTTTGTCACTAAATGTGCACAAATactggattttggattatttcaTACTAAACGTTTGTGAGGACAGATAACTAAGCTTTACCTTTGTTGCTTGGATGTTTATGACTCCATATGAAAGGCCATCTGGTCTTGATATTAATGCCTCtctgtgataaaaaaaagaagttgcaaTGTTAGTTTTGAGTAATTAAAACGGGTTAAATCATTTTAGTAGCAGTTTCATTTTCTCAAATGTCATACAACACATCgacactgcacacacaaacaagggGACTCACTCTTCTTCCTCATCGGTAGCGAAGAGGTTGACTCGGAAACCGCTTTCTGCACTTCCTGGTTTCTGAACGTCTAACCCTCCCATTAACTTGGCTAACAGATTCAGCTCCTCTTTGGCCAAAGGGTTGGGAGCAGTGTTGACCTGTTGACACACATAGGCTTGTTTACTTCAGTATATTAGTGGTGAACTGGTTGTTTACAAGATTCTGCTATTGAGGATTAGGCACCAGGAAGCAGAGTATAGTTCTGGACCAGGGTCACTTCACCAGGTTCCTGCTCGTGTTATGTAGTGTGGATACGTATAGAGTTAAAAATGTAACTTGTATGCATGAAGTTCATGAACATTTTGTGCattaattaaatcattaaagTGCTGACAACGAAGCTGTTTCACCTTAGTGTGCTGAGCAGAATTTTTAGATGTTCCTGACATGTGCGTTTCCACTGGACGGCTCACACTGTACCTgaatgaaaagataaaaaaaagagagaatgaaCATTTCAATGCAACACAGTGCCGAAAGCGATCTGTCTACTCATCCAGTAGGCCTTATACTTTCACTGACAGGTGGGAAGTTCCAGGCATTTAATCCTCTTCAGGTTGTTCACACCGTAATTTGTTGAAATTATGTGATAACAAACCACATACGTTTAGATACAGGACTACACCATAAAGTTCAGTTGCCTTTGATTCAATACTTCTAAATATCTCATGACCTGGATGACAGAAAATCCTCATCAACCCACTGCCATTGCATAAATACAGTACCACTAAGTCATGTTCATGTGCATCTTTTGTACTTTTGCTTACATGTTTGTGCCTAGTTTGGTGACTCTGTCTCCAAATGTCTCGAAAGATCCCTTCCGGCTCGCAGTGGTATAGTTTCCTCCATTACTGAACTGCAGCCTGCTCACCTCTTCACCAGTGCAGCTAAATATCCTGCAATTAccagatacaaaaacacaaaatatcatGGACAAGCATGTTTTTAATACCTTTTTTATGCACAGCAATTTTGAATGTCTTTTCCTGTGATGAAAGTAGTTCCCTGTGTAACCCTTAACACCTGTGTTGCTTTGAATACTTTAAGACTGTTGAAGCTCAGATGCTGTACATGTAAGCTTGTCTCGTCGATGCATTAAATGTACATTCAATCCTTAAGTAATTTGATCCAAGCTAAACATACGACGCATCTAAAATTAGAATGTAAATGCTTGTTCAACAAAACCTTTGTAATGCTATTAGCTGCAGATAGGCCTACCTAACGTAAGATTACAGTGTCTGCGTGAGATCagcaaaaagaaacaaacattaAAGATCATTGGAAGGACCAAAGATACATTTTACAATCCAAGCCAGTTGTTTGAACTCAGTCATTTCCATCATTCTTTAGAGTGAAGGTTGTTTGGGTCTGAGTGACAGCGGTACCTTATCAAGCCAGGGACTTGTGTTCCATAAGGCACAGGACCACTGGTGGGAAGCACGAAGCGGCCATTTGAGTTCTGCACTTTATCCTTGAGGAAAATAGACACCTGGCAtacaagaaaacataaaaacaggcttgtgaggaaaataaaacaaaacataatattatcCAGTTTATTCTCTCCCCATGATTCAAATTTGCGAGCATAATGGACTTACTCTTATATGCATGTCTTGGAAGAAGATAAGGAGAGTTTGTCTGATCAGCTGGAATTCTCCACTGGACAATGTTGTAtacatctaaaaataaaaaaaagtgaaattgaaaAGTAACTTCATTAAACCAGCAATGACAAAAACATAACTAGACAgcatatctatgtatatatacatttcttcctttattaaagatgcagtgtgtaggacctggcagcatctagtggtgaggttgcagattgcaaccaactgaagcctctcctgtgtgcaaaGCGTTTAGGAGAACTATGGTAaccgacgtgaaaacgcgaacgt is a window encoding:
- the oscp1b gene encoding protein OSCP1, translating into MSSRTLPLLFINLGGEMLYILDQRLRAQNIPADKAKKVMNDIITTMFNKKFLEELFKPQELYSKKALRTVFDRLAHASIMRLNQASMDKLYDLMTMAFKYQVLLCPRPKDILLVSFNHMDAIKDFVKDTPSILGQVDETYRQLIEMYTTLSSGEFQLIRQTLLIFFQDMHIRVSIFLKDKVQNSNGRFVLPTSGPVPYGTQVPGLIRIFSCTGEEVSRLQFSNGGNYTTASRKGSFETFGDRVTKLGTNMYSVSRPVETHMSGTSKNSAQHTKVNTAPNPLAKEELNLLAKLMGGLDVQKPGSAESGFRVNLFATDEEEEEALISRPDGLSYGVINIQATKDQQANAELAKIMGDFTETEDQSPGVSSKGDDLLAMMDGL